The bacterium genomic sequence CAGGACCACAGCACCATACAACAGCAGCCCCAGCACGGTCAGGATGGTGAACGCTCCGAAGGCGGCCACCGTGTTGAACGTGTACTGGGAATTCAGAATGAGAAAGCCGAGGCCGCTGTTGGAACTCACGAACTCCGCGACGATCGCCCCGACCAATGCGCCCGACACCCCGATCTTCAATCCGTCAAAGAAGTACGGAAGCGAATTGGGGAGCCGCACCTTGTAGAAGATCACCGCCTTGCTCGCGCGCAGCGACTGGAGCAGGAAGATCAGGTTGCGATCCACGTCGGTCAGCCCGGTGCTCACGTTGATGACGATCGGGAAGAACGTGAGGATCACGATGAGCAGGATCCTCGACGTGTTGGTGAAGCCCAGCAGAATGTAGATAATCGGGGCGATCGCAACCTTCGGCAGCACCTGAAGCGCGACGATGTACGGCATCAGGATCTTGTTCAGCGTTGCGGACACCGTGATCACGAGCGCGATCACGAAGCCCACGAGAATGCCGATCACGCAGCCTGTGACGGCCTCGTTCAGCGTGATCAGGGTCTGGTGCACCCAATTGATGCGGCCGTCGAAGAAGACCTGGGCGATCGCGGAGGGCGATGGGAACAGGTACGCGGGGATCCTGAACAGCCGGACCGCGAGCTGCCACAGGACGATGCCTACGATAAACGAAAGGACCGGCAGGCCGTAGTCGGCCAGCCCCGGCAGGCCGGCCCGGCTCGCTCTGCCGCTCGACGCCACTCCCCCGGACCCGGCTACGGGTGCTCGGCGAACCGGTTCGTGTACAGTGTGGTCGGGGTGAAGATCTTGCTGATCTTGAACATCGTCCTGAGCTCTGGAAGCGTCGCCGACACGAGCTGCGGATCGAACCACCCCAGCTGGGCGGGCTTCATCTTCTGCACCGTCGCGGCGTCCAGCCCGTACTGCGCCTTGAGCGCGACCTTCCACTCCGCCAGCGTTTGATCGTAGTCGCGCCCCGGATTCTTGGCGATGAAGTCCTTGATGCATTGCTCCGGGTTGATCACGCAGAGGTGGAGGCCCTCGTTGAGCGAGGCGGCGATGGCGCCCGCCACCGCGGGGTCCTTGTCGACGAGGCTCTTCTGCACCACCACGGCGCCCAACGGCGAGGGCATGTGATAGTCGCCGAAGAGGAAGGATCCGACTTTCTGGCCCTGCTGCTGCGCGACGATGTCGAGGCTGGCCAGGCCCCTGGCGAACTCACAGATGGCATCGACCCGCTTCTGCATCAGCGCAGGATGGAGCGCGCCGAAGCCGATGTTCTGTACCGTCACTTTATCCTTCGCGATCCCCTGCTTCTGGAGAAAGATGTCGAGGTATTGTTCGGACAGGCTGCCGGTCGGAACGCCGATGGTCTTGCCGGCCAGGTCCGCGGGCGACTTGATGCCGCTCGAATTCAAGAATATCAACGCGACGGGATTTCGTGGTTCGTTGCCGGCGATGCCGATGAGCGGAGGTGCGCTCGGGTTCTTGTCCGCCAGCAGCATCTCGTCCAGGATGTCCCCCTGTACAAAGGCGCGGCCCGTCCTGTCGGCGGCGACGGCTTGAACGGCCTGGGACGTGCCTTCCAGGATGACGAAGTTCACCTTGAGGTTGTGCTTGGCGAAGAATCCCTGCGCATCCGCCGCCCAGTCCTGAGGCGCGCTGCTGGTGATTCCACCCACGTAGTCGTTGACCGTCACCGGTATCGACGGACTGGAGAAGCCGGTGCGGTCCGCGACGGCTACGCCGATCATGACCACCACAACCACGATCCAGGCTGCGATACCTCGATGCATCCCCTTCCCCCCTGTTCCCTGC encodes the following:
- a CDS encoding ABC transporter permease; the protein is MASSGRASRAGLPGLADYGLPVLSFIVGIVLWQLAVRLFRIPAYLFPSPSAIAQVFFDGRINWVHQTLITLNEAVTGCVIGILVGFVIALVITVSATLNKILMPYIVALQVLPKVAIAPIIYILLGFTNTSRILLIVILTFFPIVINVSTGLTDVDRNLIFLLQSLRASKAVIFYKVRLPNSLPYFFDGLKIGVSGALVGAIVAEFVSSNSGLGFLILNSQYTFNTVAAFGAFTILTVLGLLLYGAVVLLARQLMPWYRSG
- a CDS encoding ABC transporter substrate-binding protein, whose protein sequence is MHRGIAAWIVVVVVMIGVAVADRTGFSSPSIPVTVNDYVGGITSSAPQDWAADAQGFFAKHNLKVNFVILEGTSQAVQAVAADRTGRAFVQGDILDEMLLADKNPSAPPLIGIAGNEPRNPVALIFLNSSGIKSPADLAGKTIGVPTGSLSEQYLDIFLQKQGIAKDKVTVQNIGFGALHPALMQKRVDAICEFARGLASLDIVAQQQGQKVGSFLFGDYHMPSPLGAVVVQKSLVDKDPAVAGAIAASLNEGLHLCVINPEQCIKDFIAKNPGRDYDQTLAEWKVALKAQYGLDAATVQKMKPAQLGWFDPQLVSATLPELRTMFKISKIFTPTTLYTNRFAEHP